A region from the Salvia splendens isolate huo1 chromosome 15, SspV2, whole genome shotgun sequence genome encodes:
- the LOC121766895 gene encoding uncharacterized protein LOC121766895, translated as MLVAFSTPLEAHSALEAELMAMIHGLRLAKDLDLPIWIESDAEQAINLVIGAGWWPALARQAVAQLILLKLQLKFRATFIHREGNKAADFLARMGLRLDSGRQLDHNSAPRDLMDFVRLDRMGVPNIRTLDGDGY; from the coding sequence ATGCTGGTGGCGTTTAGCACGCCCCTTGAAGCACACTCGGCTCTGGAGGCTGAGCTGATGGCCATGATCCATGGGCTGCGCTTAGCCAAGGATCTTGACTTACCGATCTGGATCGAATCAGATGCCGAGCAAGCCATTAATCTGGTCATTGGAGCAGGGTGGTGGCCGGCTCTAGCTCGGCAAGCAGTGGCGCAATTGATCCTGCTCAAGCTCCAACttaaattccgagccaccttcatacaccgGGAGGGGAACAAGGCGGCGGATTTCCTCGCGAGAATGGGCCTAAGGCTTGATAGCGGTCGACAATTGGATCATAATTCTGCACCAAGAGACCTCATGGACTTCGTCCGCTTGGACCGAATGGGTGTTCCAAACATTCGAACCCTAGATGGGGACGGATACTAG
- the LOC121766896 gene encoding 40S ribosomal protein S8-like, with protein MAKTWTDYRPISLCNVLNKIITKVLMDRLSPFLPQVISPNQSGYVKGWLLNNNALLAQEMFHELARCSLAPNVAVKIDMAKAYDRVQWPFLLKTLGRRRRRRLLHCIFLHIGTLIQRSCQSIIGISRDSMHKRRATGGKKKAWRKKRKYELGRQPANTKLLSNKSVRRVRVRGGNVKWRTLRLDTGNYSWGSEAVNRKTRILDMVYNASKNELVRTQTLVKGAIVQVDAAPFKQWYLQHYGVEIGRKKKAAAKKEGEEITEADAAEEVKKSNHVQRKLEKRQQDRKIDAHIEEQFGGGRLLAAIASRPGQCGRCDGYILEGKELE; from the exons ATGGCCAAGACTTGGACCGATTACCGCCCCATCAGCCTATGTAACGTCCTGAACAAGATTATCACCAAGGTACTCATGGATCGCCTCTCCCCTTTCCTTCCGCAGgttatctccccaaaccaaagtggctACGTTAAAGGGTGGCTTCTCAACAATAATGCCCTGCTGGcccaggagatgttccatgagctggCCCGTTGCTCCCTAGCCCCCAATGTAGCGGtgaagattgacatggctaaagcatACGACCGGGTTCAGTGGCCTTTCCTCTTAAAG ACtttaggaagaagaagaagaagacggtTGCTGCACTGCATATTTCTTCACATCGGAACCCTAATCCAGCGGAGCTGTCAGTCAATCATTGGTATCTCACGGGATTCGATGCACAAGAGGCGTGCAACTGGAGGAAAGAAGAAGGCGTGGAGGAAGAAGCGAAAGTATGAGCTCGGCAGGCAACCGGCTAACACAAAGTTGTTGAGCAACAAGAGTGTGAGAAGGGTGAGAGTTCGGGGAGGCAATGTGAAGTGGCGTACCTTGAGGTTGGATACTGGAAACTATTCTTGGGGTAGTGAAGCTGTAAACAGAAAGACCCGTATTCTCGATATGGTTTACAATGCATCAAAAAATGAGCTGGTCAGAACCCAAACTCTGGTCAAGGGTGCCATTGTCCAAGTTGATGCTGCACCATTCAAGCAGTGGTACCTACAACACTATGGAGTTGAAATCGGCCGCAAGAAGAAGGCTGCTGCCAAGAAGGAAGGAGAGGAAATCACTGAGGCTGATGCTGCTGAAGAGGTAAAGAAAAGCAACCATGTTCAGAGAAAACTAGAGAAACGTCAGCAGGACCGAAAGATCGACGCACATATTGAAGAACAATTTGGTGGTGGTCGTCTGTTGGCAGCAATTGCCTCTCGTCCTGGCCAGTGCGGCCGATGTGACGGTTATATTTTGGAGGGCAAGgaattggaa